One segment of bacterium DNA contains the following:
- a CDS encoding RNA polymerase sigma factor RpoD/SigA, whose translation MARIKMRINSREDQSIERYLEEINRVSLLKPDEEIELAKRIKKNDKLALKQLVEANLRFVVSVAKDYQNQGLPLSDLINEGNLGLMKAAERFDETRGFKFISYAVWWIRQSILQAIAEHSRIVRLPLNRVGMLNKIGKAYNELEQEFEREPSTEEIATELEIKDYDVSDALRISKRHLSLDAPLQEDEKSVLMDTVPDKVNPLPDDILMNESLRQDIENTLASLSDREAKIIKLYFGLGIERSLTLEEIGEEFKLTRERVRQIKEKAINRLRHKSRSKSLRSYLG comes from the coding sequence ATGGCCAGAATAAAGATGCGAATTAACAGCAGGGAAGATCAGTCTATTGAGCGTTATCTTGAGGAAATTAACCGGGTCTCATTGTTAAAACCTGACGAAGAGATCGAATTAGCCAAACGAATCAAAAAAAACGACAAGCTTGCATTGAAACAGCTAGTTGAAGCGAATTTAAGATTTGTTGTCAGCGTGGCCAAGGATTATCAGAATCAGGGTCTGCCTTTAAGCGACTTAATTAATGAAGGTAATTTGGGTCTGATGAAGGCTGCGGAACGGTTCGATGAAACACGCGGATTTAAGTTTATTTCCTATGCTGTGTGGTGGATTCGCCAGTCAATCCTGCAGGCGATTGCAGAACATTCCCGAATCGTTCGCCTTCCGCTCAATCGCGTCGGTATGCTGAATAAGATCGGTAAAGCATACAATGAACTTGAGCAGGAATTTGAGCGCGAGCCCAGCACGGAAGAAATTGCCACTGAACTGGAGATCAAAGATTACGATGTGTCCGATGCGCTTCGAATTTCCAAACGGCATTTATCCCTTGATGCGCCGCTGCAGGAAGATGAAAAAAGCGTTCTCATGGATACTGTTCCGGACAAAGTGAACCCGCTTCCGGATGATATTCTGATGAATGAATCGCTGAGACAGGACATTGAAAATACATTAGCTTCTTTGAGCGACCGCGAAGCTAAGATCATTAAGTTGTATTTTGGGTTGGGAATTGAAAGATCGTTGACGTTGGAAGAGATAGGTGAAGAATTCAAACTAACCCGCGAACGGGTGCGACAGATCAAAGAAAAAGCCATCAACCGCCTGCGCCATAAGTCGCGCAGTAAGTCTCTGCGATCGTATCTTGGTTAA
- the fumC gene encoding class II fumarate hydratase has product MEYRIETDSMGEVKVPNEAYYGAQTARSLSNFKIGGDRFPREMIRALGVLKKAAAMSNQELGSLPKEKAGLIIQAAEEVIDGKLDSHFPLVVWQTGSGTQTNMNANEVISNRAIEIAGGVMGSKKPIHPNDDVNKAQSSNDTFPTAMHIAAAEQVVHRLQPMVKKLRDTLHLKSEKFKKIIKIGRTHLMDAVPLTLRQEFSGYVQQLDNDITRINFALDGLYDLALGGTAVGTGLNTHPKFAETGAKHISEITGLPFRSAPNKFEALAAHDAIVFASGAMKTLAASLMKIANDVRWLASGPRCGIGEIVIPDNEPGSSIMPGKVNPTQCEAMTMVCVQVMGNDAAINFAGASGNFELNVYKPVLIFNLLNSIRLLADACESFNEHCAIGIEANDTVIKKHLDNSLMLVTALNPHIGYDNAAKVAKKAFHDNITLREAVIELELMTGEKFDEAVRPEKMV; this is encoded by the coding sequence ATGGAATACCGAATTGAAACAGACAGTATGGGGGAAGTAAAAGTCCCCAATGAAGCGTATTACGGCGCGCAGACGGCGCGTTCGTTAAGTAATTTTAAGATCGGCGGCGACCGGTTTCCGCGGGAAATGATCCGCGCGCTGGGCGTACTCAAGAAAGCCGCCGCAATGAGCAACCAGGAACTTGGTTCTCTACCCAAAGAAAAAGCTGGCTTGATCATCCAGGCCGCCGAGGAAGTCATAGACGGAAAACTCGATTCTCATTTTCCTTTGGTGGTGTGGCAGACCGGCAGCGGCACGCAGACGAATATGAACGCCAATGAAGTGATATCCAACCGCGCTATTGAGATTGCAGGCGGCGTGATGGGAAGTAAGAAACCGATTCATCCGAATGACGATGTGAATAAAGCGCAGTCTTCCAACGATACTTTTCCAACGGCCATGCATATTGCGGCGGCGGAACAGGTTGTTCACAGGCTGCAGCCCATGGTAAAAAAACTTCGGGATACATTGCATTTGAAATCGGAAAAGTTCAAGAAGATCATAAAGATCGGCCGTACCCATTTGATGGATGCCGTTCCGCTGACACTGAGACAGGAGTTTTCAGGATACGTGCAGCAGTTAGATAACGATATCACACGCATCAATTTTGCGTTAGACGGATTATACGATCTTGCGCTGGGCGGTACCGCGGTAGGCACCGGGCTTAACACCCATCCGAAATTTGCAGAAACCGGAGCGAAACATATTTCTGAAATCACCGGCCTGCCGTTTCGAAGCGCGCCTAACAAGTTTGAAGCATTGGCCGCCCACGATGCGATTGTATTTGCCAGCGGCGCTATGAAAACATTGGCCGCATCGCTTATGAAAATCGCAAACGACGTTCGTTGGCTTGCTTCCGGTCCACGATGCGGCATCGGCGAGATCGTTATTCCTGACAATGAACCCGGGAGTTCCATTATGCCGGGCAAAGTCAATCCGACGCAATGCGAAGCCATGACAATGGTGTGTGTGCAGGTGATGGGAAACGATGCGGCGATCAATTTTGCCGGTGCGTCCGGGAATTTTGAATTAAACGTATATAAACCGGTATTGATATTTAATCTTCTAAATTCAATCCGGTTGTTGGCCGATGCATGCGAGTCGTTTAATGAACATTGTGCGATAGGTATAGAGGCCAATGATACGGTGATCAAGAAACACTTGGATAATTCCCTAATGCTCGTCACGGCCCTTAATCCGCATATCGGCTATGACAATGCTGCGAAAGTCGCAAAGAAAGCATTTCATGATAATATCACATTGCGCGAAGCGGTGATTGAACTGGAACTGATGACGGGTGAAAAATTTGATGAGGCAGTCAGGCCGGAGAAAATGGTCTGA
- the dgt gene encoding dNTP triphosphohydrolase → MEIKAKDNVIEERGRQFFEEWEERFLAPHACKSKDMHKTRVNDEIEDVHRTAFQRDRDRIIYSNSFRNLSDKRQILVEHVSERNRSRLTHTVEVVQVSKTIANAMGLNEDLTEAIALGHDLGHPPFGHTGEALLDSLLNGEDTAEGTLSGENFGGFKHNYQSLRVVDYIEKKYGYDGLNLTSVVREGILKHTSTRNERYYYPDMNLNSLNYDHFMALTLEGQVAAIADEIAQRTFDLEDALRADYIKVSDARELKLIQDVEIKCSIHDVLESNQDEYINLLISGLVRLLVSDVIQNTVHRIKSFCERKNRSNNFDEWLVIFSLDVNRKQNELDTFIQKELANNFQVNRVNKKSEKVIRKLFKAYYSNPLQMSDRFLERYTSRAVDSQFRLRKLAPKLVHEKIKEFQKDPLYARHIADYISSMSDSFAVQEYKAIYIPEASVI, encoded by the coding sequence ATGGAAATAAAGGCCAAAGATAACGTTATTGAAGAACGGGGGCGGCAATTTTTTGAAGAGTGGGAAGAACGTTTTCTCGCGCCGCATGCATGCAAAAGTAAGGACATGCACAAGACGAGAGTGAATGACGAAATTGAAGATGTACATCGTACGGCGTTCCAACGTGACCGGGATCGTATCATTTATTCCAATTCTTTTCGTAACCTGAGCGATAAGCGGCAGATTTTGGTGGAACATGTGAGCGAGCGCAATCGAAGCCGGCTCACGCACACCGTCGAAGTGGTGCAGGTTTCCAAAACGATCGCCAATGCGATGGGGCTGAATGAAGACCTGACCGAGGCTATAGCCCTCGGGCATGACCTGGGACATCCGCCATTCGGGCATACCGGGGAGGCGCTTCTGGACTCGCTGCTTAACGGCGAGGATACAGCTGAAGGAACTCTGAGCGGAGAGAATTTTGGCGGATTCAAACATAATTACCAGAGCTTGCGGGTCGTAGATTATATTGAAAAGAAATACGGGTATGACGGCCTTAATCTGACTTCCGTAGTCCGGGAGGGCATTCTAAAACACACCAGCACACGCAATGAACGCTATTATTATCCCGACATGAACCTCAACTCGCTGAATTACGATCATTTCATGGCATTAACCCTGGAAGGCCAAGTCGCGGCTATTGCCGATGAAATAGCTCAACGCACATTTGACCTGGAAGATGCGCTGCGTGCGGATTACATCAAGGTCAGCGATGCGCGTGAATTGAAACTCATTCAGGATGTCGAAATCAAATGCAGTATTCATGACGTTCTGGAGTCAAATCAGGACGAATATATCAATCTCCTGATAAGCGGACTGGTGCGTTTATTGGTGAGCGATGTGATACAAAATACAGTTCACAGGATCAAGAGTTTTTGTGAACGCAAAAATCGATCGAATAATTTTGATGAATGGCTCGTGATCTTCAGTTTAGACGTCAATCGGAAACAGAATGAACTCGATACGTTTATTCAGAAAGAACTCGCCAATAATTTCCAGGTTAACCGCGTCAATAAAAAAAGTGAAAAAGTCATTCGCAAACTATTCAAGGCGTACTATTCGAATCCGCTTCAAATGAGCGACCGTTTTCTTGAGCGTTATACTTCCCGCGCAGTGGATTCCCAGTTTCGGTTGCGCAAACTGGCGCCAAAACTAGTTCATGAAAAAATTAAGGAATTTCAGAAAGATCCATTATACGCACGGCACATTGCCGACTATATTTCAAGTATGAGCGATAGTTTCGCTGTGCAGGAATACAAGGCCATCTATATTCCCGAAGCAAGCGTTATATAA
- a CDS encoding glycosyltransferase: MLVSIIIPTLNEEVNIVSVLQSLIGFSNIEIIVPDGGSSDRTCGLIGSFLIKYPFIQLVHSSRGRSVQLNAGAKRATGEWLIFLHADTIIPEKSWANFCTMVGNSNAIQSGSFLFQVASDKLRYRLMEELVNIRTRVLKLPYGDQAIFVRKDLFVKMQGYREDYPLMEDVEFVQRLQKEKGFEILQSPVCTSPRRHESDGFFKRITYNFLITILYRLGIHPKYLVKYY, from the coding sequence ATGCTGGTCAGCATTATTATTCCTACGCTGAACGAAGAAGTGAATATCGTTTCGGTTCTTCAATCCCTTATTGGATTTTCCAATATTGAGATCATCGTTCCCGATGGCGGCAGTTCGGATAGAACTTGCGGACTCATCGGCTCGTTCCTCATTAAATATCCGTTCATTCAGTTAGTTCATTCTTCCCGCGGACGTTCCGTTCAGTTAAATGCCGGGGCAAAACGGGCAACGGGTGAATGGCTGATATTTTTGCATGCAGATACCATTATACCTGAGAAATCATGGGCCAACTTCTGCACAATGGTCGGAAATAGTAATGCGATTCAATCGGGTTCATTCTTATTTCAAGTCGCCAGCGATAAACTGCGATATCGTTTAATGGAAGAACTAGTGAATATACGGACGAGAGTATTGAAACTACCATACGGCGATCAGGCTATTTTTGTAAGAAAAGATCTGTTTGTAAAAATGCAAGGGTATCGTGAGGACTATCCGCTGATGGAGGATGTGGAATTCGTACAACGGCTTCAAAAAGAAAAAGGTTTTGAGATATTGCAATCGCCCGTCTGTACTTCGCCGCGGCGACACGAATCGGATGGTTTTTTTAAAAGAATAACCTATAATTTTCTCATTACTATTCTATATCGCTTAGGCATTCATCCCAAATATTTGGTCAAATATTACTAG